Proteins from one Mercurialis annua linkage group LG7, ddMerAnnu1.2, whole genome shotgun sequence genomic window:
- the LOC126655706 gene encoding probable beta-D-xylosidase 6, which yields MSLYYRPFIFFLFTLLILKLSNSLNPQYPCQPPHNSYTFCDQSLPIPTRANSLITHLTLEEKIKQLSDNASAIPRLGIPSYEWWSESLHGIAINGPGVSFKSGGPISAATEFPQVIVSTASFNRTLWFLIGSAIGVEARAMYNVGQAGLTFWAPNVNIFRDPRWGRGQETPGEDPMVVSAYAVEYVQGFQRLMLSACCKHFTAYDLEKWGNFSRYSFNALVTEQDLEDTYQPPFRSCIQQGKASCLMCSYNAVNGVPACARKDLLQKARIDWGFEGYIVSDCDAVATIFEYQNYTKSPEDAVAISLKAGTDINCGSYVTRTAQSAVNQGKLLEEDIDRALLNLFSVQLRLGLFDGDPKNGQFGKLGPEDVCTEEHKTLALEAARQGIVLLKNDNKFLPLNKKVVSSLAIIGPLANNSDSLGGDYTGYSCDPQSLFDGVKAYIEKTAYAVGCADVSCNSDAQFDEAIKIAKTADFVIVVVGIDLSQETEDRDRISLLLPGKQMALVSSVTAVSKKPVILVLTGGGPVDVSFAKEDPKISSILWIGYPGEAGPKALAEVIFGEYNPGGRLPMTWYPESFTNVPMNDMNMRADPIRGYPGRTYRFYTGKRVYGFGEGLSYSNYAYKFLSAPSKLSLLGSLTATSRKRVLHQSGDTPRFILTDEMNSCDSLRFDVRISVMNSGDMDGSHVVMLFSRVPRVVDGTPEKQLVGFDRVHTFSNGITETTVSVDPCKHLATANKQGKMILPLGDHVLFLGDLEHFVTIEAF from the exons ATGTCTCTCTATTACAGAcccttcatcttcttcctcttcacATTACTAATCCTCAAACTCTCCAACTCACTAAACCCTCAATATCCATGTCAACCGCCACACAATTCCTACACCTTTTGCGACCAATCTTTACCAATACCCACACGAGCAAACTCACTAATTACCCATTTAACCCTTGAAGAAAAAATCAAACAGTTATCCGACAATGCATCAGCAATTCCAAGGCTGGGAATTCCGTCGTACGAGTGGTGGTCGGAGTCGCTTCACGGCATCGCCATTAACGGGCCTGGTGTTTCCTTCAAAAGCGGCGGACCCATATCCGCCGCTACGGAATTTCCTCAAGTTATTGTTAGTACTGCTTCGTTTAATAGGACGCTCTGGTTCTTGATTGGGTCAGCTATTGGGGTTGAGGCTAGGGCAATGTATAATGTCGGTCAAGCTGGGTTGACTTTTTGGGCGCCTAATGTGAATATTTTTAGGGATCCAAGATGGGGTAGAGGTCAAGAAACTCCGGGTGAAGATCCTATGGTTGTGTCTGCTTATGCTGTTGAGTATGTTCAGGGGTTTCAGAGGCTTATGTTGTCTGCTTGTTGTAAGCATTTTACTGCTTATGATCTTGAAAAGTGGGGGAATTTCAGTAGATACTCATTCAATGCCCTG GTTACAGAACAAGATTTAGAGGATACATATCAACCTCCATTTCGTAGTTGCATACAGCAAGGTAAAGCAAGCTGCTTAATGTGTTCATACAATGCAGTTAATGGGGTGCCTGCTTGTGCAAGAAAGGATCTCTTGCAAAAAGCTCGAATAGACTGGGGGTTTGAAGG ATACATTGTCTCAGATTGTGATGCTGTGGCGACAATATTTGAGTATCAGAACTACACGAAAAGCCCTGAGGATGCAGTGGCTATATCTCTTAAAGCAG GTACGGACATAAATTGTGGCTCATATGTAACTCGCACAGCTCAATCTGCAGTAAATCAAGGTAAGTTGCTAGAAGAGGATATAGATAGAGCTCTTCTCAACCTTTTCTCGGTTCAACTTCGACTCGGGCTGTTCGATGGAGACCCCAAAAATGGGCAATTTGGAAAGCTGGGACCTGAAGATGTTTGTACTGAAGAGCATAAGACATTAGCACTTGAAGCAGCAAGGCAGGGGATTGTGCTgctgaaaaatgataataagtTTCTGCCTTTGAATAAGAAAGTTGTTTCTTCATTGGCTATTATCGGTCCATTGGCCAACAATTCAGACAGTTTGGGTGGTGATTACACAG GATATTCGTGCGATCCACAGAGCCTTTTCGATGGAGTTAAAGCCTACATCGAGAAGACAGCTTATGCAGTTGGTTGCGCTGATGTATCTTGTAATTCTGATGCTCAGTTTGATGAAGCAATAAAGATTGCAAAAACTGCTGATTTTGTGATTGTAGTTGTTGGGATTGATTTGTCACAAGAAACTGAAGATCGTGACCGAATCAGTCTTCTGTTACCTGGTAAACAAATGGCCTTAGTATCTTCTGTTACAGCAGTTAGTAAAAAGCCAGTGATTTTAGTTCTTACTGGTGGAGGACCAGTTGATGTATCTTTTGCCAAAGAAGACCCGAAAATATCTAGCATTCTTTGGATCGGATACCCTGGAGAAGCCGGTCCGAAAGCACTTGCAGAAGTCATCTTTGGAGAATATAATCCAG GTGGTAGACTTCCAATGACTTGGTATCCGGAATCGTTCACTAATGTACCGATGAATGATATGAACATGCGAGCTGATCCTATTCGTGGTTATCCCGGAAGAACTTACCGTTTTTACACTGGAAAACGAGTTTATGGATTCGGTGAAGGATTGAGCTACAGCAATTACGCTTACAAGTTCTTGTCAGCACCAAGCAAGTTGAGTCTTTTAGGATCTTTGACAGCTACTTCCAGAAAGAGAGTACTACACCAGAGTGGAGACACCCCGAGATTTATACTCACCGACGAGATGAATTCTTGCGATTCTTTGAGATTCGATGTGCGAATCTCTGTCATGAATTCTGGAGATATGGACGGTAGCCATGTCGTGATGCTGTTCTCTAGAGTGCCACGAGTTGTCGATGGAACTCCGGAAAAACAGCTTGTCGGATTTGATCGTGTGCATACTTTTTCTAACGGAATCACCGAAACGACCGTCTCGGTAGATCCTTGCAAACATCTTGCCACTGCAAATAAGCAAGGAAAAATGATATTGCCATTGGGTGATCATGTTCTTTTCTTAGGAGATTTAGAACATTTTGTAACTATTGAAGCTTTTTAA
- the LOC126654732 gene encoding transcription factor bHLH93-like → MELSHHGFLEELLQAPTIRDNHSTNWPTNFSTTVSNDQFFSNGSWNNFDSFDENNTSLSSSSATPNPSSFLGLPTFDCSNFHDQTYPFFDGLITTTVPSAELNDHSGPFQTQENYPSFVEDEELGSALLRNHSFDERLSCKAEINNNNNCQIFNVGLSSEKKNKSKKVDGQPSKNLMAERRRRKRLNDRLSMLRSIVPKISKMDRTSILGDTIDYMKELLEKINKLQEEENSEESTNEMTIISSLNEIKPNEVLIRNSPKFKVDRREIDTRIDICCSSKPGLLLSTVNTLEALGLEIQQCVISCFNDFSVQASCLEEAEQRTVLSPEEIKQALFRTAGYGGRCL, encoded by the exons ATGGAGCTCTCTCACCATGGTTTCTTAGAAGAATTACTTCAAGCTCCAACAATTAGAGACAATCATTCTACTAATTGGCCAACTAATTTCTCTACAACTGTCTCTAATGATCAGTTCTTTAGTAATGGCTCATGGAATAATTTTGATTCTTTTGATGAAAATAATACAAGTTTATCATCATCTTCTGCAACTCCAaatccttcttcttttttaggGTTACCTACATTTGATTGTTCTAATTTTCATGACCAAACTTACCCTTTTTTTGATGGCTTAATTACCACTACAGTACCTTCTGCAGAACTTAATGACCATTCTGGTCCTTTTCAAACCCAAGAAAATTACCCATCATTTGTTGAAGATGAAGAACTCGGTAGTGCTCTTCTTAGAAATCATAGTTTTGATGAAAGATTAAGCTGCAAAGCTgagattaataataataataattgtcaGATTTTCAATGTTGGTTTGAGTTCAGAGAAAAAAAACAAGTCCAAGAAAGTTGATGGACAACCTTCAAAGAATTTAATGgcggaaagaagaagaagaaagcgATTAAATGACCGCCTTTCGATGCTAAGATCAATAGTCCCCAAGATCAGCAAG ATGGATAGAACTTCAATTCTTGGAGACACCATAGATTACATGAAAGAGCTTCTTGAAAAGATTAATAAGCtacaagaagaagaaaatagtGAAGAGAGTACTAATGAAATGACCATAATATCCAGCTTAAATGAGATTAAGCCTAATGAAGTACTAATTAGAAATTCCCCTAAg TTTAAAGTTGATAGGAGAGAAATCGATACTCGAATCGATATCTGCTGTTCATCAAAGCCAGGATTATTGTTGTCAACTGTGAACACATTGGAAGCATTAGGCCTTGAGATTCAGCAATGTGTTATTAGTTGCTTCAATGATTTTTCTGTGCAAGCTTCTTGTTTAGag GAAGCTGAGCAGAGAACAGTACTAAGTCCTGAAGAAATAAAACAAGCATTGTTCAGAACTGCTGGTTATGGAGGAAGATGTCTGTAA